DNA from Herpetosiphonaceae bacterium:
GCACGCCGACCATCGTCGAGCCGATCGCGAGGCCCAGGAAGAGCGTGACCACGTTGGCGATCTCCGTCGACGACGCGCCGGTCAGCCGCTCGACCGCGCCCGACTCGCGCATTAGATTGCCCAGCATCAGCATACCGATCAGTGGCGTCGCAAACGGCACCAGCGTGCCCACCAGCACGGTGACGATGATCGGAAAGAGCACCCGCGTGCGCTTGCTGATCGTGCGCTGGCTGTAGGGCATGCGAATCTGGCGCTCCTCAGGCGTCGTCAACAGCCGCATGATCGGCGGCATGATGATCGGCACCAGCGACATATAGCTGTAGGCCGCGACAGTGATCGGACCCAGCAGATTCGGAGCCAGAATCCCGCTTACGTAGATCGAGGTCGGGCCGTCGATCGCGCCGATGATGCCGATCGACGCGGCCTCGTTGCGGCTAAAGCCCAGCAGCAGCGCCAGGATCAGCGTGCCGAAGATACCGAACTGTCCCGCCGCGCCCAGTAGCACCATGCGCGGATTCTCCAGCAGCGGCCCAAAGTCGGTCAGCGCGCCAATGCCGATGAAGATCAGCAGCGGAAACAGCTCGTTGCCGACACCGGCGTTGTACAGCACGCGCAGCAGGCCATCGTCGCCGACCAGCGGCGAGAGCGGCAGATTGGCGAGGATCGCGCCCGCGCCGATCGGCAGCAGCAGCAGCGGCTCGTACTCCTTGGCGATTGCCAGGAACAGCAGCATGCAGCCCACGCCGATCATCACCAGCGATTGCCAGGTGACATGCTGGAGGCCCTGGAGCAGTTGCTCGATCGTTTGGCTATCCACGCTCAGTCCTCCTTGAAGCGGATCAGCGGATCGCCGTGGCCCACGGGCTGGCCCGGCTGTACAAAAATCTCGGCGACCACGCCATCGCGCGAGGCTTTGATCGCGTTCTTCATCTTCATCGCTTCCAGCACGACCACCACCTGCCCGCGCGCAACGGTCGCGCCGACCGTCGTCTCGACCGATAAGATCACGCCCGGCATCGGCGCGCTCATCACCGCCGCGCCGCCTCCAGCCGCGCGTCGTGGCGTGGCCGACGGAGGCGTACTGACGGGCGGCGCGCTGCCGTCGTCCTCGATCGGGCTGCGCACCTCGCGCACCTGCGGTACCTGACGCGGCAGGCCCGACGGCGTAGGCGCGCGCGTCGGCGCAATCTCCGGCGTGATGATCGCTTGGGCCAGATCCTCGTCGCTCGACAGCCGCACCTCGATGATCTCGTCGCCGACGAGCACGCGGAAGGTATCGCCTGTCACTTCCTCGACATCGACCACATATTCCTTACCGTTGATCTGCAATGTGTACCGTCGCATGGCTTATCTCCGTCGCTGCCAGCCCTGATGCTGCTGTGCCCGTCCCGCCGTCACCCACCGATTCGCAGGCAGCAGGCTGCCGGGCCAGTAGCTGCGCATCGCGGGCGCGGCCTGCTTGCGGCGTACCGCCCAGTGCGTCAGCACCGCCACCGTGATCGCCGCGACCAGATCGGGGTCGCGGCTGTGGGTGAGCACCTGCACTCTGGGCATCGGCTCCGGCGCTTGCTCTGCGACCGGCGCTGCGGCAACAGCGGGCGGTCGATCGAAGCGCAGGAGCAGCGCCAGCAAGCCCCACAGGAGCGCCAGCAGCGAAAAGACGATGCCCATCCCCAGCAGGGTCATCTGGAAACCAAAGCCAAGATTCTCCATAACGCGCTCCTACGCCGGGAACAGCCCGTGCTTCTTGGGTGGATTCTGCTGCACCTTGGTTCGTAGCACCTCAAGCGCGCGGATCAGGCGCGGTCGCGACTCGCGCGGCTCGATCACCTCGTCGATCTGGCCCACGTCTGCGGCGCTATAGGGATTGAAGAACTTTTTGCGATACTCCGCGATAAACTGGCGCTCCAGCGCCGCCGGATCTGCCGCCTGATCCAGCTCCTTGCGATGCAGAATCCGCACGGCTCCCAGCGCGCCCATCACCGCGATCTGCGCCGTGGGCCAGGCAAAGGCCACGTCGTTGCGCATCTGCTTGGAGCTCATCGCTACGTACGAGCCGCCCATCGCCTTGCGCGTGACGATCGAGATCTTGGGCACGGTCGCCTCGCAGTAGGCGTAGATAATCTTCGCGCCATGCCGGATCACGCCGCCGTACTCCTGGTCGACGCCGGGCAGGAACCCTGGACAATCGACGAAGGTGATCAGCGGAATATTGTAGGTGTCGCAGATGCGGATGAAGCGCGCGATTTTATCGCTTGAGTCGATGTCGAGCGCGCCCGCCATGTAGGAGGGCTGATTCGCCACCACGCCCACCGAGTAGCCGTCCAGCCGCGCGAAGCCGACGATCGCGTTGAGCGCGTAGTGCGCCTGGACCTCAAGAAAGCTGCCCCGATCGAAGATCATCGCGATCACGTCGCGCATATCGTAAGGCGCGTCATCGTCGAGCGGCACGATCGTGTTGAGCGCTTCCTCCATCCGATCGGCGGAGTCGTAGGGCGTGATCTGCGCGGGGTCCTCGTTGTTGTTCTGCGGTAAGTAGCTCAGCAGCACCTTTGCCAGCGCGAGCGCCGCCTGCTCGTTATCGGCCAGGAAATGCGCCACGCCGCTGCGGCTATTGTGGACCAGCGCGCCGCCAAGGTCTTCGGCGGTGACGGTCTCGCCTGTCACCGCTTTGATCACCTCAGGCCCGGTCAGAAACATATGGCTGGTACTCTGCGCCATGATCGCAAAGTCGGTCAGCGCGGGAGAATAGACCGCGCCGCCCGCGCAGGGGCCGAGGATCAGCGAGATCTGCGGGATCACGCCTGATGCCAGCACGTTCCGCACGAAGACCTCGCCATAGGCCGCCAGGCTGCGCACGCCCTCCTGAATACGCGCGCCGCCGGAGTCGTTCAGGCCGATCAGCGGGATGCCGCTCTCCAGTGCAAGATCCTGAATCCGGCTGATCTTATGCGACTGGACCTCGGAGAACGAGCCGCCCAGCACGGTAAAATCTTGCGCAAAAACGGCGACGCGCCGACCGTTCATCTTGCCGAAGCCGGTGACGATGCCATCGCCGGGATAGCGCTGCTCGGCCATGCCAAAATCGGTGATATGATGCGTCGCAAGCGCGCCCAGCTCTTGAAACGAGCCTTCATCCAGCAGGATCGAGAGCCGTTCGCGGGCGGTGAGCTTGCCGCGCGCGTGCTGCTGCTCAATCCGCTTCGGGCCGCCACCTTGCAGCGCCCGCTCCCGCAGCGCGCGCAGTTGGGTAAGCTGATCGGTTATCATCTCGTGATCGGTCATAGCATCGCTCCAGCATCAGGCAACATACGGTTTTCCCCTCCTGCGGACCGGAAACGCCACACGTACGGACGGCACTGGCCTGCCTCCGTACCAGGATAGTGGAATCGTCGCGCATGAGGGCAACAGGATCTTCTCGCCTGGGAAAGAAATCACCACGTCGGGCGACGTGGTGAGCTTATGTCAATCTGTTTTCGATTACGAAGGGAAGCTGTACGGTCAGGGACGCGCTACGGCATGGCAAGCACATGCGCTCCCAGATTATCGATCCAGGCCACATGGACCGTGCCCGACTGTGTCACCGCCAGCGATGGAGCGGTGGGATGCCCACGGCCCGCGCCGTCGTCGCTGCGTACCAGCTCCCGCGGCGGCGCAAAGGTCGCGCCGTGGTCGTCGGAGGTGGTGTACAGGATCGCGGTGTGCTCGTCGGTGCTCATCTCCCAGGCGATATGCAGCCGACCCTGCGGCCCGATCGCCAGGGCAGGCAGCGTATGCATATGCTGCTCATCGGAATTCACGCGCACATCCGGCGTGAAGCTCCGCCCGCCGTCGACGGAGCTGGCAAGCCACAGATCGCCGCGCGTGCCGGTCCCTTCGCGGTCGTTGCGGCCATCCATCCAGGCGACATACACGCGCTCGTCGGTGCCGACCAGCGCGGGGCCGCTGATCGGGCAGGCATTCAGCCGCCACGATCCATCGGCGACCTGCACGGCCTCACCAAAGGTCGCGCCGCCATCGTCCGACGCCAGCACGTAGATGTCGCGCAGATCATCCGTGCCCTCGTGGGTCACATTGCGGAAGGCGATCAACACCCGCTCGCCGAGGATCAGCGGATCGGGCTGGCAGCAATCGCAGACCTCGGCATCGATCGTCTGTGCCGCCGCGAACGACGCGCCACTGTCGACAGCGCGCGCCTGCCCCAGCGCGCCATCCTGCAACCAGACCATCAGCGGGCTGTGCTGCCGGTCGAAGGTCATGCGCACCATCGCCGCCTCACGCGCGTCTACCTCGCTCACCTCACGCGGAGCATCAAAGGTCCGCCCGCTGTCGGTCGACTGGCTGTACCAGATCTTGGGCTTCCCGCTGCTGCCGTGCTCGATCCAGGTTACGCCGACGCGCCCGGTCTGATCCACCGCGATCGACGGACGCTCGATCGGCAAGACCAGCGCGGGAACATCGCCGGAGGCGCGAACCGGCTCATCAAAGCCGCGCCCATCTTCCTGCGCCCGCGCCACCAGCAGCTCCTCGCCCATCCCGACGACGACATACACACGACCATCCGGCGCTGCCGTCACCGTCGCCGAGCGCGCGCCCTTGAAGGTTGTTGCCTGCGGCTCCGGTGATTGCGGCGCAGCCGACGGCGTGATAGCCGGTGCCTGGCTCGGTTGCGGAGTCTCTGCGGAGCTCGTCGATGGCGCGGGCGCAGCGCCACAGGCAACCGTCACGCACAAGCCCAGTGTAAGCAGACCATTTCGCAAGCTGCGCAGAATGAGGCGGGCCATACGTTCCCTCCGGCTCTGGCACGATAAAATCCGGTATCGCTCGTCGTCGCGCTCCCATTGTACCATCGCGCGCCAGCAGACAAGCAGCGGACGATCGACCGGCTACGTGTCGGGGTCTACGCCTGATCGTCGCACCGAATCGCCCGTCAACGTTTCTTTGACATCGCCGAGTCCGATTGTTATACTCTTGCTACCCACCATCGTACTTACATCGCTCGCGCAGAATCAAGGAACTGATTTCACGTTTCGAGTTCCAAGTTCAACGTTTCGAGTTCAAAGTTTCCGTTTGCTCTTTGTTTGGTTCTCGTTCCTTGTTCCCTTGATCCTTTGTTCTCTTGTTCTTTCGTCGCTATCGCCACTCGCCTACATCTAGCGGTCGCCTCGTTATCGGTTGATTTGAAAAGGGAGCGCCAGGATGAGATTATCGATCAAGCCTCTCCGCCGGTTTGGAACCCTGCTGTTCGTCGCGCTGATGGGCGCTGCCCTGCTGCTGCCCGGCATGCAATCCGGCACCCAGCGCGCGCTCGCGGCCACGCCCGACGATCTCGATCGGGTGGAGCCTGCCGTTGTTGCCCGCATCACGCTGCCCGATCGCGCGGCCCTGGATGCGCTTGTCGCCACCGGAGCCGATCTTGCCGAGTATCTGCATCAATCGAGCAGCGGCCTGGATGTCGATGTGATCGCCACGCCAGCCGAGATCGAGGCGCTCCGCCAGCAGGGCTTTAACGTCACGAACACGCTGCTGACCGAGGCGGACTGGGCCGCGCGCGTGGCCGAGCGCGAGGCCGCAGTCGCAGCCGAGGAGGCCGCGCTGGCCTCGGTCGATACGCTGACGATCCTGCGCGCCGACTACTTCCAGAACGATGCGGGAAGCTTCCTCTCGGTCGAGGCCAAGACCAGCGCGGGTGCCGCCGCGACGGTTCGCCTGACCGCCGCCTGGGATGCTGGCTCCGGCACCGCGCCCGACGCTGGCGGCACGGCCACGATGTCGCGCTTTACCGACGCCGGAGTCTACATGTATCACCGCCTGCTGGTGCCGGTCGGCAGCCGTCCGGCTAAGGTGCAGATCACGAGCACGCAGGGCGGCGCCGCGACGGCTGCCGTGCGCGAGTGGCTCGACAGCGGCAGGCCCGGCAACCCGAAGCACCATTATGTCAAGGACTTCATCAGCCACTATATGCATCCGACCGAGGTATACGAGCGCATCGAGGCGCTGGCGCGCGAGTTCCCCGATCTGGCCGAGGTCATCGAGCTGCCGAACAAGACGAACGGCTACCGGCGCAAGGCACAGGCGACGATGGGCAGCCTGACGAGCAACGCCGTGGTCATCAGCTCGAAGGCGTGGGGCCACGAGGGCGGCACCGCGATCACGGTCGAGTTCGCCAATCCGGGCGCGCCCAATCAGCCGCTCGCGGTCAATGTGAATGGCAGCGCGATCTCGGTGCGCCTTGCGACCAACGCATCCGGCGCGCTCGCAAGCACGGCGGCGCAGGTGGCGGCGGCGCTGAACGCGCAGGCCGGAGCGCTGGTGACGGCGCATACCTACCGTGGCAACGCCGGAGCAGGTGTGGTGCAGCCCGTGGCGGCAACGCCGCTCCGCGATTTTTTGAGCGCTCCCGCTGAGATCTCGCGCGATCCGTTCACCGTCCGTGCGATCCGCATCGGCAAGCATCGCGACGGGTCGCGCATCGGCGTGCTGGCCTACTCGCAGGAGCACGCGCGCGAATGGGTCACGCCGCTGGTCGCGGTCGAAACCGCCGAGCGGCTGCTGCGCAACTACGCGCGCGACGGCGAGACGCGCCAGCTTCTCGACAACCTCGACATCTTTATTATTCCCTCGGTCAATCCCGACGGCGCGCACTACAGCTTCTTCGACTACAACATGCAGCGCAAGAACATGTTCAACTACTGCGGGCCGCAGGATGCCGATCCCGGTCGTCGTAACGAGTGGGGCGTGGACAACAACCGCAACTACGGGATTGGCTCGTTGTTCGACGGCTACAGCGGCGCGTCGACCAACTGCCGCAGCGGCACCTACGCCGGTCCCGAGGAACTCTCGGAGCCCGAAAGCCGCAACGTCATCTGGGTCGCCGAGCAGCATCCCAACATCAAGTTCTCGATGAATATCCACAGCTACGGCGGCTACTTCATGTGGGCACCCGGCGCGTACCGGCTGCCGGGCCGTGAAACGCTCGATCGCGCGGCGCTGGGCCAGGAGGCATTCTTCTGGGCCTCATCCGAGCAAATCCTGGCGTCGATCAAAGAGCATCGCGGCACGGTGATCCTGCCTGGGCGCACGGGGCCGACCGCCGATGTGCTCTACTCTGCCGCCGGTAACTCCGCCGACCACCTCTGGTACGGCAGCAACATCTTCGCCTGGAACTTCGAGGTCGGCGCGGATCGCTGGGACGCCGAGCGATCACGGTGGGAGCCGGTGGGCTTTCAGCCGTCCTTTGCCGAAGGACACGGCGAGGCGATGGAGTTTGCCAACGGCCTGATCGCCATGCTCAAGGTTGCCAAAGACTACGGCAAGGACGCGCAGCCGCCGCGATCGTGGAGCGTGCCAGGCCAGGGCAAGTACAGCGGGCCGGTCGCGCTGCGCTTCGAGACGAGCGAGCCAGCCACGATCTACTACACGCTCGATGGCAGCCGTCCGACCTTCAGGTCGCAGAAGTATAGCGCCAGCGGCATGCGCGAGGGGCCGCAGGTCCTCACGCTGACGGAGACGACCACGCTCAGGTGGTTTGCGGTCGACGCCGCTGGCAACATCGAGAACGGCTACGATCCCTACAGAGGCGAAAACTATCGCCAGGTGCGGATCGAGATCAAGCCGTAGATCATGCTACCTGATCTCAGCCCTCGCTGCGACGAGGCGCTGAGCGGCGCAGTAGAAACGAGCAGGCTCGCGTCGTGTGGCGCGGGCCTGCTCGCTTTGGCAGCAGCTTGATGCGATGGCAGCGTTCCTTACGCATCGTTATGTGAACATAGCTCGCATTCGTCCAGGCGTGCACACTGGCACTCAAGGCCGGCTTCAAGCAGGCGCTTCATCTCCTGCACATGTGCCAGCAGCGCATCGATCTCGCGGAGCTTCTGCCGCGCCAGGACATGCCACCGCGCAGACAGCGGTGTGTCTGTCGCAAAGCCCTGCAAGAGCAGCGCAATCTCTGCGAGCGTAAAGCCTGCGCGCTGAGCCACCTTGATCGCGCCGAGGCGCTGTACCACGTCATAATCATAGCGCCGCCGCCCGCCGACACGCTTCGGCACCGGCAGCAGGCCAACCTGTTCGTAATAGCGCAGCGTGGATGGTTGCAAGCCCGCCCGCCGCGCTGCCTCGCCAATTGTCAGATCTTCCATCGCTGAGCGCCTCACGACCGCTTGACTTAAAGTGTACTTGAAGTTGTACGCTCTTGTTGATCAACGTGCAAGTGTGGAGGTTATCATGAGCGGCATTCCGATTGCGTGCGACTTGTCGGCCCTGAGCGCCGAGCAGCGACAGCGACACACGGCGCTGTCCGAGCAGCTTGCCCAGGCGGTGCAGGAGGTGAGAGAGCTGCCTGACGGCTATGCGTTTCGATACACAACCAATGATGCAACGTGGATGATCGCTGCCGAATACGTGAGCCTGGAGCGGCGCTGTTGTCCGTTCTTCGTCTTTACCCTGATGCTGGATGCCGATCGCACCGTCTGGCTTCATCTCACGGGCCACAGCGAGGTTAAGGCATTCCTGACCACGCAGATCGGAAACCAGTAAGGAGGCGGCATGAAAACCTTTCTGGTTATCTATCGTCCGGGGGAGGCCTGGATTGTAGGCAGGCCCGTCTCGGAGCAGCCGTTAGCAGCCCACGGTCGATATTTGCTGCGCCTGTATCAGGCTGGCACGCTGCGCTTTGCAGGGCCGTTTGAAGATGACGCTGGCGGCGCTACGGTGATCGAGGCACCAGGTGAAGCAGAAGCGCACACGATCGCCAGTCATGATCCGGCAGTTGTTGATCGGATCTTCGTGTATGAGCTGCACCCGTGGCGGCTTGTGGACTGGGAGCGGCATACCCGTGCTGCATAAACAGGGATCGGGTTGCGGCCCTCACCCTGGGCCGGGGTGCCATGCCGGGTGCCTTTGGCATGGCACCCGGTTCTTGGTTCTTTGTTTGTTCCCTTCGGGGCTAGGGCTTGAAAAATCCCTGGGTGCTGGCCTTAGCCGCCGTGATCGCCTCCTCGACCGTCGCCTGACCATAAAAGGCGCGCTCCAGCTCGTTGTTGACCGCCGTCTCGATGTCCTCCCAGGTGTCCATCGTCGGCACGGCGCGGATCGCGGGGATGATGTCGAGGAAGACCCGGCTGCGCTGCGGCTTTGCGCTCGGCTCAAGGAACGCCTCCGACTGTGCCACTGCACGCAGCGACGGCACGGTTCGTCCGGTTTTGGCGATGATCGTCTGGCCCTCGGCGGAGTTGGCAAACTCGATGAATGTCCAGGCCGCGTCTTTGTTTTGGGTTTTCGCGGCCATGCAGTACGCATCGGCGTGGAGAATCCCGGCGCGCTGCTTGCCCTGGGGCAGCGGCGCAACATCCCAGTCGAACGCCTCGATCTCGCGGAGCGTCGGCACCGCGCGGCGGCTATCGAAGAACATCGCGGTTCGTCCGTTCTGGAAGCGGCTCTCGCTGTCCTCGGCCTGCTCCTGCACGGCATCCGGCACGACATGATGCTTGGTCTGAAGCTCGACAAACCACTGCATCGCGGCCTGCGCCTCAGGCGTGTCCAGCGCAAGCTGCGCCGGTTTGGCGGCGGGCGTGACCAGCTCTCCGCCGTTTTGCCACACAAACGGCGCGAGCCGAATCAGCGACGGCTCGATGCCCGCGCCGTACTGATCGATCTGCCCGTCGGCGTTGGTATCCTTCGTCAGCGCCCTGGCCGTAGTCAAGAACTCCTCCCAGGTCCAGCTATCGCCGGGGTACGCCACGCCCGCCTGGTCGAAGAGCTGCTTGTTGTAGTAGACGACCAGGCTCGACACGTTTTGCGGGATGCACATCAGCGCGCCGTTGTAGCGGAAGGGCGCGATCGTTTCGGGATAAAAATCGGCCTCGTCGATCACGGCGCTGCGCTCAAGATACGGTCCCAGCGGCTCGATCACCTGCTTGGCGGCAAAGCTGCCCATGCGCCGGTAGTTGAGCAGAACAATATCGGCTGGCTGTCCGGCGGCGAAATCGGCAGCCAGCCGCGTGCGGTACTCATTCTGGCCTGGGATATGCGTAATCTGCACGTCGATGCTTGGCTGCTTTTGCTTGAACGCGCTGACCAGGCTCTCATACGCTGCTTTCTCGGCGGGATCGCCCCAGACCATAAACGAAACCGGCTTCGAGGCCGCAGCGGGAGCGCCGCAGGCGGTCAGCACCATCACCAGTCCGACGACGAGCAGGACGACGTTGCGCACGTTGATCTCCTTCAGCTTGATCCGCAGCAGCGCAGTGCCGCGAATGCGTGTCATGTAGCGCCGGTCAGCGTCCGCCGAAGCCGGTCAGCCGTCCGTCCGGCCAGAAGTAGCGCTGCGTCAGCAGAAACAGCAGCACCACCGGCCCGACCATCACGACCGAGGCCGCCATCAGCAGCGGCCAGTTCGTACGATCCATCTGCTGCAAGAACTGAAGCCCGACCGGCAGCGTGTAGTAGCGCTGCGTTTTGAGATACAGCAGCGGATTGATAAAATCGCTCCAGTAGGAGACAAAGCTCAGCACGCTGACGGCGATGATCGTCGATCGAGCCAGGGGCATAGCGATCGTGGCCCAGGTGCGGAGCACGCCCGCGCC
Protein-coding regions in this window:
- a CDS encoding sodium ion-translocating decarboxylase subunit beta, coding for MDSQTIEQLLQGLQHVTWQSLVMIGVGCMLLFLAIAKEYEPLLLLPIGAGAILANLPLSPLVGDDGLLRVLYNAGVGNELFPLLIFIGIGALTDFGPLLENPRMVLLGAAGQFGIFGTLILALLLGFSRNEAASIGIIGAIDGPTSIYVSGILAPNLLGPITVAAYSYMSLVPIIMPPIMRLLTTPEERQIRMPYSQRTISKRTRVLFPIIVTVLVGTLVPFATPLIGMLMLGNLMRESGAVERLTGASSTEIANVVTLFLGLAIGSTMVGV
- a CDS encoding sugar ABC transporter substrate-binding protein, whose protein sequence is MTRIRGTALLRIKLKEINVRNVVLLVVGLVMVLTACGAPAAASKPVSFMVWGDPAEKAAYESLVSAFKQKQPSIDVQITHIPGQNEYRTRLAADFAAGQPADIVLLNYRRMGSFAAKQVIEPLGPYLERSAVIDEADFYPETIAPFRYNGALMCIPQNVSSLVVYYNKQLFDQAGVAYPGDSWTWEEFLTTARALTKDTNADGQIDQYGAGIEPSLIRLAPFVWQNGGELVTPAAKPAQLALDTPEAQAAMQWFVELQTKHHVVPDAVQEQAEDSESRFQNGRTAMFFDSRRAVPTLREIEAFDWDVAPLPQGKQRAGILHADAYCMAAKTQNKDAAWTFIEFANSAEGQTIIAKTGRTVPSLRAVAQSEAFLEPSAKPQRSRVFLDIIPAIRAVPTMDTWEDIETAVNNELERAFYGQATVEEAITAAKASTQGFFKP
- a CDS encoding YciI family protein; its protein translation is MKTFLVIYRPGEAWIVGRPVSEQPLAAHGRYLLRLYQAGTLRFAGPFEDDAGGATVIEAPGEAEAHTIASHDPAVVDRIFVYELHPWRLVDWERHTRAA
- a CDS encoding acyl-CoA carboxylase subunit beta, whose product is MTDHEMITDQLTQLRALRERALQGGGPKRIEQQHARGKLTARERLSILLDEGSFQELGALATHHITDFGMAEQRYPGDGIVTGFGKMNGRRVAVFAQDFTVLGGSFSEVQSHKISRIQDLALESGIPLIGLNDSGGARIQEGVRSLAAYGEVFVRNVLASGVIPQISLILGPCAGGAVYSPALTDFAIMAQSTSHMFLTGPEVIKAVTGETVTAEDLGGALVHNSRSGVAHFLADNEQAALALAKVLLSYLPQNNNEDPAQITPYDSADRMEEALNTIVPLDDDAPYDMRDVIAMIFDRGSFLEVQAHYALNAIVGFARLDGYSVGVVANQPSYMAGALDIDSSDKIARFIRICDTYNIPLITFVDCPGFLPGVDQEYGGVIRHGAKIIYAYCEATVPKISIVTRKAMGGSYVAMSSKQMRNDVAFAWPTAQIAVMGALGAVRILHRKELDQAADPAALERQFIAEYRKKFFNPYSAADVGQIDEVIEPRESRPRLIRALEVLRTKVQQNPPKKHGLFPA
- a CDS encoding MerR family transcriptional regulator, with protein sequence MEDLTIGEAARRAGLQPSTLRYYEQVGLLPVPKRVGGRRRYDYDVVQRLGAIKVAQRAGFTLAEIALLLQGFATDTPLSARWHVLARQKLREIDALLAHVQEMKRLLEAGLECQCARLDECELCSHNDA
- a CDS encoding biotin/lipoyl-containing protein, with amino-acid sequence MRRYTLQINGKEYVVDVEEVTGDTFRVLVGDEIIEVRLSSDEDLAQAIITPEIAPTRAPTPSGLPRQVPQVREVRSPIEDDGSAPPVSTPPSATPRRAAGGGAAVMSAPMPGVILSVETTVGATVARGQVVVVLEAMKMKNAIKASRDGVVAEIFVQPGQPVGHGDPLIRFKED
- a CDS encoding M14 family metallopeptidase, coding for MRLSIKPLRRFGTLLFVALMGAALLLPGMQSGTQRALAATPDDLDRVEPAVVARITLPDRAALDALVATGADLAEYLHQSSSGLDVDVIATPAEIEALRQQGFNVTNTLLTEADWAARVAEREAAVAAEEAALASVDTLTILRADYFQNDAGSFLSVEAKTSAGAAATVRLTAAWDAGSGTAPDAGGTATMSRFTDAGVYMYHRLLVPVGSRPAKVQITSTQGGAATAAVREWLDSGRPGNPKHHYVKDFISHYMHPTEVYERIEALAREFPDLAEVIELPNKTNGYRRKAQATMGSLTSNAVVISSKAWGHEGGTAITVEFANPGAPNQPLAVNVNGSAISVRLATNASGALASTAAQVAAALNAQAGALVTAHTYRGNAGAGVVQPVAATPLRDFLSAPAEISRDPFTVRAIRIGKHRDGSRIGVLAYSQEHAREWVTPLVAVETAERLLRNYARDGETRQLLDNLDIFIIPSVNPDGAHYSFFDYNMQRKNMFNYCGPQDADPGRRNEWGVDNNRNYGIGSLFDGYSGASTNCRSGTYAGPEELSEPESRNVIWVAEQHPNIKFSMNIHSYGGYFMWAPGAYRLPGRETLDRAALGQEAFFWASSEQILASIKEHRGTVILPGRTGPTADVLYSAAGNSADHLWYGSNIFAWNFEVGADRWDAERSRWEPVGFQPSFAEGHGEAMEFANGLIAMLKVAKDYGKDAQPPRSWSVPGQGKYSGPVALRFETSEPATIYYTLDGSRPTFRSQKYSASGMREGPQVLTLTETTTLRWFAVDAAGNIENGYDPYRGENYRQVRIEIKP
- a CDS encoding OadG family transporter subunit codes for the protein MENLGFGFQMTLLGMGIVFSLLALLWGLLALLLRFDRPPAVAAAPVAEQAPEPMPRVQVLTHSRDPDLVAAITVAVLTHWAVRRKQAAPAMRSYWPGSLLPANRWVTAGRAQQHQGWQRRR